In one Flavobacteriales bacterium genomic region, the following are encoded:
- a CDS encoding DEAD/DEAH box helicase family protein, protein MGDSKTFPLMQIDVVKQKRQQKGIKNWRFSDEHGSPSKGCGTIWWVTAMGKTFAALNECAKPFLDKHPTKTVLVLVHREKLEKQWIHRITKFLSADQFTQITVRTVQYYIKNKIVPKCDLLIVDEVHKFYEDTFFSYVNGTNIKRKFLLCLTATYLDPQGRHTKLEKIAPVVDHINEAEALENGWISKYVEYNLSVELTNDERIRYKELCEFLDKNLSKFPKQNGFGAAQKCIQGGLSSKDGRPYTGFHFAKAWATHNGYKWVQKGMEYTLTPEQQEINAQWNPYVVIGYAKNVMNGIRARKDFLYTCKSKVDTVVNVINKFEEYKIMSFSESTEFADTIFKAINKQKEESCVVYHSQLSSRPLKDENGHWYLYKSGQKKGQKKIFGITSLKKIYTQAFVNNDARVLSTARALDEGFDCEDIRIGIISSRSQNFNQQTQRKGRPLRVIPEKPNAIMLIINVYIEMSRDYDTLMYAQKKSTNKIHWVDSIDKIVFEPNAHESFDDI, encoded by the coding sequence GTGGGAGATTCTAAAACATTTCCGCTTATGCAAATAGATGTTGTAAAACAAAAGAGGCAACAGAAAGGTATTAAGAATTGGAGATTTTCTGATGAACATGGTAGTCCTTCTAAAGGTTGTGGTACTATTTGGTGGGTTACAGCTATGGGTAAAACTTTTGCTGCGCTCAATGAATGCGCTAAACCTTTTCTTGACAAGCATCCTACTAAGACTGTTTTAGTTTTAGTTCATAGGGAAAAGCTTGAAAAGCAATGGATACATAGAATTACTAAGTTTCTTAGTGCTGATCAATTTACACAAATTACTGTTAGAACTGTCCAATATTATATTAAAAATAAGATTGTCCCTAAATGTGATTTGTTAATCGTTGATGAAGTGCATAAGTTCTATGAAGATACTTTCTTCTCTTATGTTAATGGTACTAACATTAAACGTAAGTTCCTTCTTTGCCTTACTGCTACTTATCTTGATCCACAAGGCAGGCATACGAAATTAGAAAAGATTGCGCCTGTTGTTGACCATATTAATGAAGCTGAAGCTTTAGAAAATGGATGGATTAGCAAGTATGTTGAATACAATCTTAGTGTAGAACTCACTAATGATGAAAGGATTCGTTATAAGGAACTTTGTGAGTTTCTTGATAAGAATCTATCTAAGTTCCCTAAGCAAAATGGATTTGGTGCTGCCCAGAAATGTATTCAAGGTGGACTATCTTCTAAAGATGGTAGACCTTATACTGGTTTTCATTTTGCTAAAGCTTGGGCTACTCATAATGGTTACAAATGGGTTCAAAAAGGTATGGAATATACTTTGACTCCTGAACAGCAAGAAATTAATGCTCAATGGAATCCCTATGTTGTAATTGGTTATGCTAAGAATGTTATGAACGGAATTAGAGCAAGAAAAGATTTTCTTTATACTTGTAAATCTAAGGTCGATACTGTTGTTAATGTAATTAACAAATTTGAGGAGTATAAGATTATGTCTTTTAGTGAAAGCACTGAATTTGCTGATACTATCTTTAAAGCCATTAATAAGCAAAAAGAGGAATCTTGTGTTGTCTATCATAGTCAGCTAAGTTCTCGTCCGCTTAAAGATGAAAATGGTCATTGGTATCTTTATAAAAGTGGTCAAAAGAAAGGACAAAAGAAAATCTTTGGAATTACTTCTCTTAAGAAAATATATACACAAGCTTTTGTTAATAATGATGCGAGAGTACTTTCTACTGCTCGTGCACTTGATGAAGGTTTTGATTGTGAGGATATTAGAATTGGAATTATTTCAAGCCGTAGTCAGAATTTTAATCAACAAACGCAACGCAAAGGTAGACCTTTAAGGGTCATACCAGAAAAGCCAAACGCAATAATGTTGATAATAAA